The Akkermansia sp. RCC_12PD genome contains the following window.
TAGCGGTAGATCAGGGCGGGTTTGTCTATGTCCGGCAGGCTCATGCGCGGCGGCAGAATGGTCATGGCCGCAATGCTGTGAATATCCTTGTCCGTCTTCTTGGCCTCGTTCTTGTTGCGTTCCGGCTGCTCGTCCCTCTTGTTCGGGTCAAGCTGGTCGTCCGGGTGGGGCTGGAGGGGAATAAGGATGGTGTTCGGGAACCCCATGAAACTGAGGTTGGTGGGTTGGATGTAGCGGTTCTCCTGGTTCTGGTCCTGCAGGCGCATGGCTTTCACCACGGGGGTCAGACGCGCGCTCTGGGTAATAGCGGACTCCATGTAATAGGGAGCGACGAGCAGGGCCGCGATGCGGGCCGGATCGCCCTCCTTCACGGTGCGGATCAGCAGCTTTTTAATCTCGTCGTCGGACTTGCCCTTGACGGCCTCCATCCGGAACCTTTTGATGTGCTCCAGGGCTTTCTTCACGGCGGCCACGGAATACTGGTGCGCGAGGCCGAAAATCTTCTTCTTGGCCTCGGTAGAAATCTGCGCCGCCCGCTGGCGGACATGGTCGTTGAAGGGCAGGAACGTATTGTCAAAACTGCCGGGAGTCAGGGACGCTTTCCATTCCCCGTTCTTCTTGATCAGGGCTACGGCGGTGGCCGCGTAAATATAGGGGTTGGTCCTGTCGGGCAGCATGATATAGGCCATGGCCAGGTCCCCGTCCATGATGATGGAGGCCTCATCCACAAACGGCGGCCTTTCCGGGGAGGACGCCGTCACGTAAGCCTGCACGGCCTCCATGCGGGAAAGGATGCTCTTCAGTTTCAGCGTTCCCACGAACGGGGACGTAGCGGGCAGGGACTTGTAGGGGTCTGCGGTCCAGTCCGTCTTTTCCTGCAGGGCGCGGAGAAGAAGTTTGGCTGCATTGAAGGGCGTGCTCTGGTCCGGCAAAGAGGCATCGTTCCCGTTCCCTTCAATCCCGCCCTCCGGCGTTTTGTCCAGATTGATCGGGAAACTTGCCGGGGCGTCGGCAGGGGGCTCCTGCGCGGCCGCGGAAAATCCGCAGGGCAGGCTGAGGCAGAGAAGGGCAAGGGGGAGGAATTTCATAACCGCTGGGTGCCACTATGGCATAAAGGGGCGCGGGTGTAAATCATTCGTTGAGGGGGGATAGAGGATGGAAGGCGAATGGTTGCATTCCATTTTTTTCCAGTTCTCCCCGCGATGGTGCAGAATGAGAAGATGTTTATAGGGAACGACGAAAAAGAAACTTGAAGATTTGTTTAACCAGATGGGCGCTGTACAGGAAGCCATCGGATGCTCATTTCTTGGGTAGGAGGAAGAAGCCAGAGAGCGGCGCAACCGAGGATTCCTCCTGCGAATGGTGTGAAGGAAAAGCTGTTCCATCGTTCAGACTTGGTGAAATGAAGGGAGATGAAAACGTACCAGTCCAGCAGAATGATCCATACGTTAAGCAGAAGAAGAGCGGCTTCCAAGGTATAGCAGATGACATTCAGCATGAATTTCTTGTTATACCAGATTTTCCGGTGCGGCAACCGTAAGGAAGAAAAAGGGGATGGTGCTCCTTCTCTTCCGGAAAGCTCCCGTGCGGCCTATGCCTTGAATTTTTGGGAGGGGAAGCTTTTTGCATTTGCCAACAGTGCCTAAGGGGGGTTAACTAATGCGCGTATGTCCGAACACAAGGAAAGAAAGACTCTTGAAGAACGCAACCAGATGTCTGATCTGGAACGCCTGCGCCACTCCTGCGCGCACGTTCTGGCTACGGCCATTTGCCGCATCTGGCCGGATGCCCAGCTGGCGGGCGGTCCCGCCGTGGAAAACGGTTTTTATTACGACGTGGAGCTGGACCACCGCATCAGCACGGAAGACTTTGAACGCATTGAAGCGGAAATGAAAAAAGTGGTGAAGGAAAACCAGACCTTCCAGAAGGAAATCATCTCCCGTGCAGACGCCATGAAAATGGCGGAATCCGGGGAACTGGGCGCTCTGGGCCCGCGCAGCGGCCCCTCCCGCTTCAAGATCGACCTGCTGAACGACATCCCGGAAGACGAGGAAATCTCCCTGTACCGCAACGGAGACTTCACGGACCTGTGCGCCGGCCCCCACGTGGGCCGCACCGGCAACTGCAAAGCCTTTAAAATCATGAGCGTGGCCAGCGCCTTCTACAAGGGGGACAAAAACCGCCCCATGCTCCAGCGCATCTACGGCACCTGCTTCCCGAACCGGACCCAGCTTGACGAACATCTCGCGCGCCTGGAGGAAGCGCGCCGCCGCGACCACCGGAAACTCGGCCGCGAGCTGGGCCTCTTCTGCATTGATGAGGCCGTGGGCCAGGGCCTCATCCTCTGGAAGCCCAAGGGCGCCCTCATTCGCCGCTCCCTTCAGGACTTCATCACGGAGGAACTGGACAAGCTGGGCTACTCCCAGGTATATACCCCCAACATCGGCAAGCTGGACCTGTACCGTACCTCCGGCCACTTCCCGTACTACCGGGAAAGCCAGTACGCCCCCATCCCGGAGCGCGACGCCATGGAAAAACTCTGTGAGGAAGGCGCCACCTGCGCGGAACTCTTCAACGGCCTGACGGACGGAACCATTGAAGGCTACATGCTCAAGCCGATGAACTGTCCGCACCACATTAAAATTTACGCTAATGACGCCCATTCCTACCGCGACCTGCCCGTCCGCCTGGCGGAATTCGGTACGGTATACCGCTGGGAACAGAGCGGGGAACTGGGCGGCATGACGCGCGTGCGCGGCTTCACCCAGGATGACGCCCACATCTTCTGCACCCCGGACCAGCTTGCCGGAGAAATCCGCCAGTGCCTGGGCATTGTGAAAACCATCTTCGGCACCCTGGGAATGACGGACTACCGCGTGCGCCTCTCCATGCGCGATCCGGAAAGCGACAAATACGTGGGTTCCCCGGAAAACTGGGACAAGGCGGAACAGGCCCTGCGGGATGCCGCAGAATGGCTGGGCGCGGACTATAGTGAGGAAGCCGGGGAAGCCGCCTTCTACGGTCCCAAGATCGACTTCATCGTGCGCGACGCCATCGGCCGCGAGTGGCAGCTCGGCACCGTGCAGGTGGACTACAACCTGCCGGAACGCTTTGACCTCCATTACACCGGTGCAGACAATAAGCCGCACCGTCCCGTCATGGTGCACCGCGCGCCATTCGGCTCCATGGAACGCTTCACCGGTCTGCTCATCGAACACTTTGAAGGGAAATTCCCCACCTGGCTCTCTCCGGAGCAGGTGCGCGTGCTCCCCATCTCCGACAAGGTGATGGACATCGCCAAAACCTACCGTGACACCCTGGCCTCCAAGGGCGTGCGCGTCACGGTGGATGAAACCGCGGACAAAATCGGCGCCAAAATCCGCAATGCCCGGCTGGAGCGTGTGCCCTACATGCTCGTCATCGGCCAGCGGGAGGCGGAGGAAGGCACCGTTTCCGTACGCCACCGGGAGAAGGAAGACCTGGGCTCCATGCCCTTTGAGCAATTCATGGATGCCGTCTCCCGGGAAATAGCAGAGCGTCATATTTCCCCCGTGATTTGAGTTGCCAAGTTATTTTATTTAGTTTAGTAATATCCGGACGTGCCAATAAAGCCAACGAAGAATAATGACGGTAATCGCCGCCGCGAGCGCGGTGATCAGACTCGGGTCAACGAGCGGATCCGCGCCCCCCGTGTGCGCGTGGTGACCGCCAATGGAGACCAGCTCGGGATAATGAACACGCGTGACGCGCTGGAAAAGGCCAAGGCCCTTGGCCTGGACCTGGTGGAAGTGGCGAGCAACGCAGAC
Protein-coding sequences here:
- the thrS gene encoding threonine--tRNA ligase, with translation MSEHKERKTLEERNQMSDLERLRHSCAHVLATAICRIWPDAQLAGGPAVENGFYYDVELDHRISTEDFERIEAEMKKVVKENQTFQKEIISRADAMKMAESGELGALGPRSGPSRFKIDLLNDIPEDEEISLYRNGDFTDLCAGPHVGRTGNCKAFKIMSVASAFYKGDKNRPMLQRIYGTCFPNRTQLDEHLARLEEARRRDHRKLGRELGLFCIDEAVGQGLILWKPKGALIRRSLQDFITEELDKLGYSQVYTPNIGKLDLYRTSGHFPYYRESQYAPIPERDAMEKLCEEGATCAELFNGLTDGTIEGYMLKPMNCPHHIKIYANDAHSYRDLPVRLAEFGTVYRWEQSGELGGMTRVRGFTQDDAHIFCTPDQLAGEIRQCLGIVKTIFGTLGMTDYRVRLSMRDPESDKYVGSPENWDKAEQALRDAAEWLGADYSEEAGEAAFYGPKIDFIVRDAIGREWQLGTVQVDYNLPERFDLHYTGADNKPHRPVMVHRAPFGSMERFTGLLIEHFEGKFPTWLSPEQVRVLPISDKVMDIAKTYRDTLASKGVRVTVDETADKIGAKIRNARLERVPYMLVIGQREAEEGTVSVRHREKEDLGSMPFEQFMDAVSREIAERHISPVI